From Lycium ferocissimum isolate CSIRO_LF1 chromosome 12, AGI_CSIRO_Lferr_CH_V1, whole genome shotgun sequence, one genomic window encodes:
- the LOC132039728 gene encoding mannose-P-dolichol utilization defect 1 protein homolog 2: MVELKFLGMDFGCALGSLSNGEFPEKDCLLPLISKLLGYAIVAASTTVKLPQILKIVQHKSVRGLSVVAFELELIGYTIALAYCLHKGLPFSAFGEYAFLLIQAIILVATIYYFSQPLGMKTWMKGLLYCAVAPTILAGQLDPVLFEALYASQHAIFLFARIPQIWKNFKGKSTGELSFLTFFMNFAGSMVRVFTSLQEKAPMSVALGSALGVLMNGTILSQIIIYQKPTPQKAKKKD; encoded by the exons atggtggaaTTAAAGTTTCTTGGAATGGATTTTGGTTGTGCACTTGGATCCCTTAGTAATGGTGAATTTCCAGAAAAAGATTGTTTGCTTCCTTTAATTTCCAAGCTTTTGGGTTATGCAATTGTTGCTGCATCCACAACTGTTAAGCTTCCTCAG ATACTTAAAATTGTGCAACACAAAAGTGTTAGAGGTCTTAGTGTTGTGGCGTTCGAGCTCGAATTAATTGGTTATACCATTGCTTTGGCATATTGTCTTCACAAAGGGCTTCCATTTTCAGCTTTTGGCgagtatgcttttcttttgaTCCAAG CTATAATTTTGGTTGCCACTATCTACTATTTTTCTCAACCTTTGGGAATGAAGACATGGATGAAAGGATTACT ATATTGTGCTGTAGCACCGACTATTTTGGCAGGTCAACTTGATCCCGTTCTTTTCGAGGCTCTCTAT GCTTCCCAACATGCAATCTTTCTTTTTGCAAGAATTCCGCAGATATGGAAGAACTTTAAG GGCAAAAGTACTGGTGAACTGAgctttttgacattttttatgAACTTCGCCGGTTCCATGG TTAGAGTTTTTACCAGCCTCCAGGAAAAAGCTCCCATGAGTG TTGCCTTGGGATCTGCACTCGGTGTACTGATGAATGGTACCATCTTGAGTCAGATTATCATATATCAAAAGCCAACACCCCAGAAAGCGAAGAagaaagattag
- the LOC132040315 gene encoding cyclin-D3-1-like — MAHYHYQKLPFLLDSLYCKDENFQVLKTKSICLLEQDLIWEKEELISLLSKEQENQMYNVVINSPFLSVSRNEAVEWILEAIGYHNFSAQTAILAVNYLDRFLFSFQSQIEKPWMNQLVAVTCLSLAAKVEETQVPLLLDLQLEESRYLFEPRTIQRMELLVLSTLKWKMNPVTPFSFLDYFSRRLGLNNNICYELLRRCERVLLATITDCRFMCCLPSAMAAATMLHVIDMLEPCIGGDYQEQLLGILGLVKGNVTDCYKLIQEVAANIDFNSNKRKFGALPGSPIGVMDVSFSSDSSNDLWVVDASISYSPEPSSKKTKT, encoded by the exons ATGGCTCACTATCACTATCaaaagcttccatttttattagattcTTTGTATTGCAAAGATGAGAACTTTCAAGTGTTAAAAACCAAGTCAATTTGTTTGTTAGAACAAGATTTGATATGGGAAAAAGAAGAGTTAATCTCTTTGTTGtccaaagaacaagaaaatcaaatgtATAATGTTGTAATAAACAGCCCATTTTTGTCTGTATCTAGAAACGAAGCAGTTGAATGGATTCTTGAAGCCATTGGTTATCATAATTTTTCTGCTCAAACTGCAATTCTTGCTGTAAACTACCTTGATAGGTTTCTTTTTAGCTTTCAGTCACAAATTGAGAAGCCATGGATGAATCAACTTGTTGCTGTTACCTGTCTTTCTTTAGCTGCAAAAGTTGAAGAGACCCAAGTTCCTTTACTTCTAGATCTCCAA TTGGAGGAATCAAGATACTTGTTTGAGCCAAGAACAATTCAGAGAATGGAGCTATTGGTACTTTCTACACTCAAGTGGAAGATGAATCCAGTAACCCCATTTTCATTTCTTGATTACTTCTCCAGAAGGCTTGGATTAAATAACAACATTTGTTATGAACTTCTTAGGAGATGTGAGAGGGTGCTTCTAGCCACTATTACTG ATTGTAGATTTATGTGTTGTCTTCCTTCTGCTATGGCTGCTGCCACAATGTTACATGTTATTGATATGCTAGAGCCTTGCATTGGAGGGGATTACCAGGAACAACTTTTGGGCATTCTTGGACTAGTCAAG GGAAATGTGACAGATTGTTATAAGCTAATCCAGGAAGTGGCTGCCAATATTGATTTCAACTCAAACAAACGCAAATTTGGTGCATTGCCAGGAAGTCCCATAGGTGTTATGGATGTATCATTCAGTTCTGATAGCTCCAATGACTTGTGGGTAGTGGATGCATCCATTTCTTATTCTCCAGAGCCATCGTCAAAGAAGACTAAAACATAA